From the genome of Pukyongia salina, one region includes:
- a CDS encoding cytochrome C oxidase subunit IV family protein, protein MAHDHKLEIFRGLVKFKSNERKIWGVFTFLSIVTIIEVALGIVKPEFLTENRFLAMRLLNWIFIILTLVKAYYITWDFMHMRDEVMALRRSVVWTAIFLICYLVLILLIEGDYIYEVYKSNYIKFSF, encoded by the coding sequence ATGGCACACGATCATAAACTTGAAATATTCAGAGGACTTGTAAAATTTAAGTCGAATGAAAGAAAGATCTGGGGCGTATTCACCTTCCTATCCATTGTAACTATCATCGAAGTAGCGTTGGGTATTGTGAAACCAGAGTTCCTTACCGAGAACCGATTTTTAGCAATGCGTTTGCTAAACTGGATCTTTATTATCCTTACTCTTGTAAAGGCCTATTATATTACCTGGGATTTCATGCACATGCGAGATGAGGTAATGGCCCTTCGCCGTTCTGTTGTGTGGACAGCGATCTTTCTTATCTGTTACCTTGTTCTTATACTTCTAATAGAAGGAGATTATATCTACGAGGTATACAAAAGCAATTATATTAAATTTAGCTTTTAA
- a CDS encoding cytochrome c oxidase subunit 3, with amino-acid sequence MEATVAQTGTEGKTWGGGNRPLNASYGKLMMWFFIVSDALTFSGFLASYGFSRFKFIDAWPIADEVFTHFPFLHGVDAPMYYVAFMTFILIFSSVTMVLAVDAGHKMQKNKVIIYLFLTVIGGLIFVGSQAWEWATFIKGDYGAVETKGGKILQFLDKEGNRAAIGDFAVRLPSTAETHTEGNGVWYMEGGTKTSYNYEEVKAGFLANENLLIRDQELVPDMAALRASDLEADKQEVARLERSYINLDATGEKGIYNREMSVNKLVNDGKLVVEGANLKHNEYGTPLFADFFFFITGFHGFHVFSGVIFNLIIFFNVVIGTYERRGHYEMVEKVGLYWHFVDLVWVFVFTFFYLV; translated from the coding sequence ATGGAAGCTACTGTTGCTCAAACAGGCACAGAAGGAAAAACTTGGGGAGGCGGTAATCGCCCACTAAATGCCAGCTACGGAAAACTGATGATGTGGTTCTTCATCGTTTCGGATGCCTTAACCTTCTCGGGATTTCTTGCCTCATATGGATTTTCAAGATTTAAATTTATCGATGCCTGGCCTATAGCCGATGAAGTATTTACCCACTTCCCTTTCTTGCACGGTGTAGATGCACCTATGTACTATGTGGCTTTTATGACCTTCATCCTTATCTTCTCCTCGGTAACTATGGTTTTAGCCGTAGATGCAGGGCATAAGATGCAGAAGAATAAAGTAATCATCTATTTATTCCTTACAGTGATTGGTGGTCTTATCTTCGTAGGTTCTCAGGCCTGGGAATGGGCTACGTTCATTAAAGGAGATTACGGTGCTGTAGAAACAAAAGGCGGTAAGATACTTCAGTTTTTGGATAAAGAAGGAAATCGTGCGGCGATTGGCGACTTTGCCGTTCGTTTGCCTAGCACTGCAGAGACACATACCGAAGGAAATGGAGTTTGGTACATGGAGGGCGGAACTAAAACCTCTTATAATTACGAAGAAGTAAAGGCAGGATTCCTTGCCAACGAGAATCTACTTATACGTGATCAGGAATTGGTCCCCGATATGGCTGCGCTTCGCGCCTCCGATCTGGAAGCCGATAAGCAGGAAGTAGCGCGTTTAGAACGTTCTTATATCAATCTTGATGCAACTGGAGAAAAAGGGATATACAATCGCGAAATGAGTGTAAATAAATTAGTGAATGACGGGAAACTGGTTGTGGAAGGTGCTAACCTGAAACACAATGAATATGGAACCCCGCTGTTTGCAGATTTCTTTTTCTTTATCACCGGTTTCCACGGGTTCCACGTTTTTTCCGGAGTGATCTTTAACCTTATCATTTTCTTTAATGTGGTTATTGGTACTTACGAAAGACGCGGACATTACGAAATGGTTGAGAAAGTAGGTCTTTACTGGCACTTTGTAGATTTGGTCTGGGTATTTGTATTTACCTTCTTTTATCTTGTATAA
- a CDS encoding cytochrome c oxidase subunit 3, protein MDYTNGSEELKRRRAKKMMLWFGIISLSMSFLGFTSAYIVSSTREDWLDNFQIPQSFYISLAVIIVSSVTMHLALLNVKREKNKVGTFLLVTTFILGLIFIWLQLRGFDEIIGIFGYNPTGPTSNITYTYIFLIAAVHIAHIVAALLALLVVIYNHFKLKYRNGNTLGIELATTFWHFVDILWIYLFFFFYIMR, encoded by the coding sequence ATGGATTATACAAACGGAAGTGAAGAGTTGAAGAGAAGGCGTGCCAAGAAGATGATGCTTTGGTTTGGTATCATTAGTTTGTCCATGAGTTTCCTTGGATTTACCAGTGCTTATATAGTGAGTAGTACTCGTGAAGACTGGCTGGATAACTTCCAGATACCGCAATCATTCTACATAAGTCTCGCGGTAATTATTGTGAGTAGTGTAACAATGCATCTCGCACTGCTTAATGTAAAAAGGGAGAAAAATAAGGTTGGGACTTTTCTTTTGGTAACAACTTTTATACTAGGCCTGATATTTATTTGGCTTCAGTTAAGAGGTTTCGACGAGATCATAGGGATCTTTGGCTATAACCCTACGGGCCCAACTAGTAATATCACATACACCTATATATTTTTAATTGCAGCAGTGCATATTGCGCATATCGTGGCGGCATTACTGGCACTGCTTGTAGTAATTTATAATCATTTTAAACTGAAGTATAGAAACGGTAATACCCTGGGGATAGAATTAGCAACCACATTCTGGCATTTTGTAGATATATTGTGGATCTACCTCTTTTTCTTTTTCTATATTATGCGATAG
- the cyoE gene encoding heme o synthase, translating into MSLSTTRTYSTPRSLIRNFTEITKMRLSVSVVFSSIAGYLLAVETVDFYTLFLLCVGGYCMVGASNVYNQIIERDLDALMDRTKDRPIPGGRMGVTSAFVLASILTLAGIALLYIINPKTALFGAISIFMYVSLYTPLKTKTPLAVFVGAFPGAIPFMLGWVAATNDFGIEPGTLFMIQFFWQFPHFWAIGWFLFEDYKKGGFFMLPNGKRDNGTAIQIILYCIWTVLASLVPAVGVTGSLYLSPFAAVLIAGIGVWLIYYAARLYKLKTDKAARQLMLVSVSYITLLQLIYVLDKFLR; encoded by the coding sequence ATGAGCTTGTCGACCACCCGGACATATTCTACACCCAGATCGTTAATCAGAAATTTTACTGAAATTACCAAAATGCGCTTATCTGTAAGTGTGGTATTTTCTTCAATTGCAGGGTATTTATTGGCTGTTGAAACGGTCGATTTTTACACCCTGTTTCTTTTATGTGTTGGTGGTTATTGTATGGTTGGAGCATCTAATGTTTATAACCAGATTATAGAACGTGACCTGGATGCCTTAATGGACAGAACTAAGGACCGGCCTATTCCGGGAGGACGCATGGGCGTTACATCGGCATTCGTACTTGCGAGCATACTTACATTAGCAGGAATTGCGTTGCTTTATATCATCAATCCAAAGACGGCTTTGTTTGGGGCGATCTCCATCTTCATGTATGTAAGTTTATACACGCCTTTAAAAACAAAAACACCTTTAGCCGTTTTTGTGGGGGCTTTTCCCGGAGCCATTCCCTTTATGCTAGGTTGGGTTGCCGCTACAAACGATTTTGGCATTGAGCCCGGAACCTTGTTCATGATTCAATTTTTCTGGCAATTTCCTCATTTTTGGGCAATAGGATGGTTTCTATTTGAAGACTATAAAAAAGGCGGGTTCTTTATGCTTCCCAATGGAAAACGTGACAATGGAACGGCGATTCAGATCATACTCTATTGTATCTGGACAGTTTTAGCATCGCTTGTTCCGGCGGTTGGCGTGACAGGAAGTTTGTATTTGAGTCCGTTCGCAGCGGTTCTCATCGCGGGGATTGGAGTTTGGCTTATTTATTATGCCGCCCGACTCTACAAACTTAAAACAGATAAGGCAGCCAGACAGCTTATGCTGGTGAGTGTGAGTTATATTACCCTGCTTCAGTTAATTTATGTACTAGATAAATTTTTAAGATAA
- a CDS encoding MBL fold metallo-hydrolase has product MKYLIVLLSFLLLMPVGASGQTDGEEEGDSRIVPVRNKIYLYKNRGGNIGLCFGDDGVFIIDTQFEDISEDLLKDIRKFTKEPIKYVLNTHHHGDHTGGNSNMANEGATIVAHGNVRTNLMNAIETSPNKIHETVLPKITIDQTMTFYLNREEIVVTHLKNAHTDGDVLVHFTKANVIHTGDVFISGKYPFIDVENGGTVSGYMEGLEQILGLGNRDTKFIPGHGNVSTFEDVKNLKLLLENIYNRVKFQHLNGKNEQQILAMSEITAEYDRQGYGEGFITTERFLKTIYDAVAFDYNRADRDRRARQIEDIRKKQNAAKANKDNKGEKGDD; this is encoded by the coding sequence ATGAAATATTTAATAGTCCTCCTATCCTTTCTACTTTTAATGCCCGTGGGTGCATCCGGGCAAACAGATGGCGAAGAAGAAGGTGATTCCAGGATAGTTCCTGTTCGGAATAAAATTTATTTATACAAGAACCGCGGAGGAAATATCGGGTTGTGTTTTGGCGATGATGGTGTTTTTATAATCGATACACAATTCGAGGATATTTCTGAAGATCTTCTGAAAGACATCCGAAAGTTTACCAAGGAGCCTATCAAATATGTTCTTAACACCCATCATCATGGTGATCATACCGGGGGTAATTCGAATATGGCCAATGAAGGCGCAACCATCGTAGCACATGGTAACGTAAGAACAAATCTTATGAATGCGATAGAAACCAGCCCAAATAAAATTCATGAAACGGTTTTGCCTAAGATAACCATTGACCAAACCATGACCTTTTATCTCAACAGGGAAGAAATAGTTGTTACACATTTAAAGAACGCTCATACCGATGGGGATGTTCTTGTTCATTTTACAAAAGCGAACGTGATCCACACGGGCGATGTCTTTATTTCGGGAAAATATCCTTTCATCGATGTTGAGAACGGAGGGACGGTTTCCGGCTATATGGAAGGGCTTGAACAAATACTTGGCTTGGGCAACAGAGACACCAAGTTTATCCCTGGCCACGGTAATGTTTCAACCTTCGAAGACGTGAAAAATCTCAAATTACTACTAGAAAACATCTATAACAGGGTAAAGTTCCAGCACCTGAATGGCAAAAATGAGCAGCAAATTCTTGCCATGTCTGAAATCACAGCCGAATATGACCGGCAAGGTTACGGGGAAGGTTTTATTACAACCGAACGATTTCTAAAAACTATATACGATGCAGTCGCTTTCGATTATAACCGGGCCGACAGGGACAGAAGAGCACGGCAAATAGAAGATATTCGTAAAAAACAAAACGCCGCTAAAGCCAACAAGGATAATAAAGGTGAGAAGGGAGACGACTAG
- a CDS encoding gliding motility protein RemB, with product MKFIASILFIFVLFPVFSQTNTATFEKYPVFPECADANIDQLEFCFNNTLQEFVYTNFEVPDIVTTENYKGAVAVFFEIDKEGKFRVIMVDAVYDQLKQEARRVFEMLPQIQPATYNGEPTYVQFTLAIKIPKVAPVKEEVTSIAATKTQPEEVVLNEYDNLVKLPYENEEYTSQINIPLSHHTYSLFDPALNRIGQNNHTAQKPYVYSEVNRYYNFEEENSKLLKNKSSWFGRKFWNEHMVTIKGEDYWITLDPGVDLQVGKDTDADIDTYNNTRLVYTQGGIGKNFNFFAVIYESQGRFADYFNRFAEARKPDGGNPAIIPGRGIAKDFKEDSYDYPLATGHISYSPSKTFNFQLGHGKNFIGDGYRSLLFSDNASPYPFFKINTTFWKIKYTNTWMSLRDVRPEVTADGSFRTKYIANHYLSYNVTKRLNIGLFESVIWQNDNDRGFDFNYLNPVIFYRAIEFSTGSRGGNAIIGLSGKFKFSDDVNVYSQLIIDEFSSGDISGGDGSYKNKIGYQLGAKYYDAFKVDGLMLQAEYNRVRPYTYSHNTVILNYGHNNQSLAHTLGANFSEFIGIARYQHGRIFSDAKVIVAKRGFEFNTEDDMFFYGGNIYGSEDNRISDNGNDLAQGNTTDFLHAELQAGYLLNPATNLKVYASVIFRDFKPEIDTAEVFENQTTWFNFGIRTDLFNWYYDF from the coding sequence ATGAAATTTATCGCCTCGATCCTGTTCATTTTTGTGCTATTCCCTGTTTTCTCACAAACCAATACTGCAACTTTCGAAAAGTATCCTGTATTTCCAGAGTGTGCCGATGCTAACATCGATCAGCTCGAATTTTGCTTTAATAATACGCTACAGGAGTTCGTGTACACCAATTTTGAAGTTCCGGACATTGTTACTACCGAAAATTATAAAGGAGCTGTTGCTGTTTTTTTTGAGATCGACAAGGAGGGAAAATTCAGGGTGATCATGGTAGATGCGGTTTACGATCAATTAAAACAGGAAGCAAGAAGAGTATTTGAAATGCTTCCGCAGATCCAACCGGCTACTTATAATGGCGAGCCTACCTACGTGCAGTTCACCTTGGCTATTAAAATCCCCAAAGTGGCTCCTGTTAAGGAAGAGGTAACTTCCATAGCTGCAACCAAGACCCAGCCCGAAGAAGTAGTACTAAACGAGTATGACAATCTGGTAAAATTACCCTATGAAAATGAAGAGTACACCAGCCAGATCAATATTCCACTTTCGCATCATACGTACAGCTTGTTCGACCCTGCACTCAACAGAATAGGGCAAAACAATCATACGGCACAAAAACCCTATGTATATTCGGAAGTTAACCGATATTACAACTTCGAAGAAGAGAATTCGAAACTTCTAAAGAATAAAAGCTCATGGTTTGGCAGAAAGTTCTGGAATGAACACATGGTCACCATAAAGGGAGAGGACTACTGGATCACTCTCGATCCCGGTGTAGATCTGCAGGTAGGAAAGGATACTGATGCAGACATAGATACCTACAACAATACGCGATTGGTTTATACTCAGGGAGGTATTGGAAAAAACTTTAATTTCTTTGCGGTGATCTATGAGAGTCAAGGTAGATTTGCAGACTATTTCAATCGGTTTGCCGAGGCCCGCAAACCCGATGGTGGAAATCCGGCCATTATTCCCGGAAGAGGAATTGCCAAAGACTTTAAAGAAGACTCTTACGATTATCCACTGGCGACAGGACATATCTCGTATTCGCCGTCAAAAACCTTTAATTTTCAGTTGGGTCATGGAAAAAACTTCATTGGTGACGGTTACCGTTCCCTATTATTTAGTGATAACGCCAGCCCTTATCCGTTTTTTAAGATAAATACCACTTTTTGGAAGATAAAGTACACAAACACCTGGATGTCGCTACGCGACGTTAGACCAGAAGTTACTGCCGATGGATCCTTCAGAACCAAATACATTGCAAATCATTATTTGAGTTATAACGTGACCAAACGACTTAATATCGGGTTATTCGAATCTGTGATTTGGCAAAATGATAACGACCGCGGATTCGATTTCAATTACCTCAATCCCGTGATCTTCTATCGCGCCATTGAATTCTCGACCGGGTCGCGGGGTGGAAATGCCATTATTGGGCTTAGTGGAAAATTTAAGTTTAGTGATGATGTCAATGTATATAGCCAGTTAATCATCGACGAATTCTCCTCGGGTGATATCTCTGGTGGTGACGGGAGTTATAAGAATAAGATTGGTTACCAGCTTGGAGCGAAATACTACGATGCTTTCAAGGTAGACGGCTTGATGCTGCAAGCCGAATACAACCGTGTACGGCCCTACACCTATTCTCACAATACTGTTATCCTTAATTACGGCCATAACAATCAATCCCTGGCACATACCTTAGGTGCTAATTTTTCCGAATTTATAGGTATTGCGCGCTATCAGCACGGAAGGATATTTAGCGATGCGAAAGTGATCGTAGCTAAGCGAGGCTTCGAATTCAATACCGAAGACGATATGTTCTTTTACGGGGGTAATATTTATGGTTCTGAAGATAACAGGATATCGGATAACGGGAACGATTTGGCTCAAGGTAATACAACAGATTTTCTTCATGCCGAATTACAAGCAGGATATTTATTGAATCCAGCCACAAACCTTAAAGTGTATGCCAGTGTTATCTTTAGAGATTTTAAACCGGAGATCGATACGGCTGAAGTTTTTGAGAACCAAACCACCTGGTTTAATTTTGGCATTCGAACCGATCTGTTTAATTGGTATTACGACTTCTAG
- a CDS encoding energy transducer TonB gives MKPSVQNFKSDQPKMLSKREDKKSVNHKWNSRLYFQLGLIVSLAITIVVIESTYGLTVIKDVAVGKDPIMDPPTVIYEIDKPKPVVVPVAKVEEQKPVVRKKVISEQIAVVKNDLTMNIETPVAATDTPTIPVNTTTETTKPTTIVNPTMDVLSVEFVPVFPGCESSGSNEERRMCMQDKIRAFISKKFNTDEFSYLDSGKKFRIDVQFMIDKNGNVQNVMSRAPERSLEHEAERVINLLPTLKPGMQGNTPVDVIYRIPIIFKTN, from the coding sequence ATGAAACCATCAGTACAGAATTTCAAAAGCGATCAACCAAAAATGCTTTCGAAAAGAGAGGATAAAAAAAGTGTAAATCACAAATGGAATTCCCGTTTGTATTTTCAGTTAGGGCTTATTGTGAGTCTGGCAATTACTATTGTGGTTATTGAAAGCACATACGGTCTAACTGTAATCAAAGATGTAGCAGTGGGCAAAGATCCTATCATGGATCCACCTACCGTTATTTATGAGATCGACAAACCCAAACCCGTTGTTGTTCCTGTAGCTAAAGTAGAAGAACAGAAGCCGGTAGTTCGTAAAAAAGTTATCTCTGAACAGATCGCGGTTGTGAAGAACGACCTCACTATGAATATTGAAACGCCAGTGGCGGCTACAGACACACCTACAATTCCGGTTAATACCACTACGGAAACTACAAAACCTACAACAATAGTTAATCCTACAATGGATGTGCTATCTGTTGAATTTGTTCCAGTTTTCCCTGGTTGTGAGTCTTCCGGATCTAATGAAGAGAGAAGGATGTGTATGCAGGATAAAATCAGGGCTTTTATATCTAAGAAATTCAATACTGATGAGTTCTCTTATCTGGATTCCGGAAAAAAATTCCGTATTGACGTACAATTTATGATCGATAAAAACGGAAATGTTCAGAACGTGATGTCAAGAGCTCCCGAACGTTCCCTTGAGCACGAAGCCGAAAGGGTAATAAATCTATTGCCCACATTAAAACCCGGAATGCAGGGAAATACACCTGTGGATGTTATTTACAGGATCCCTATAATTTTTAAAACAAATTAA
- a CDS encoding energy transducer TonB — protein sequence MESKKSPKADVSNRSMLFFQLGLIIMLLISWSAIEYKTYDKSDLGRDMLDVSDELEEEIPITQPIEPPPPPPPPPPAPEVIEVVEDEEDVEETIIESTETDTEEEIVEIEEIEEVVEEEIADVPFAVIENVPIYPGCESAGNNDAKKKCMSEKIQKFVQKKFNNELANDLGLDAGRQRISVQFKIDKNGNVTGVRARAPHPKLEQEAINVVKQLPKMTPGKQRGKAVGVLYALPIVFEVQN from the coding sequence ATGGAAAGTAAGAAAAGCCCAAAGGCCGACGTAAGTAACAGGAGTATGCTCTTTTTTCAATTAGGGCTCATAATTATGCTCTTGATTTCCTGGAGTGCAATCGAATATAAAACGTACGACAAATCTGATTTGGGTCGTGATATGCTAGATGTCTCCGATGAACTGGAAGAAGAAATTCCAATTACTCAACCTATTGAACCACCACCACCGCCACCACCACCACCACCAGCTCCTGAAGTGATCGAAGTGGTTGAGGACGAAGAAGATGTGGAAGAAACCATAATAGAATCTACCGAAACCGATACGGAAGAGGAGATTGTAGAGATCGAAGAGATCGAAGAAGTGGTGGAAGAAGAGATTGCCGATGTACCCTTTGCTGTAATTGAAAATGTTCCTATCTATCCAGGTTGCGAAAGCGCAGGAAATAACGATGCAAAGAAAAAATGTATGTCTGAAAAGATCCAGAAGTTCGTTCAGAAGAAATTCAACAATGAACTCGCCAACGACCTTGGCCTCGATGCTGGTAGACAACGTATTTCGGTTCAATTTAAAATTGATAAGAACGGAAATGTTACCGGTGTACGAGCAAGAGCACCGCACCCGAAGTTAGAGCAGGAAGCAATTAATGTTGTGAAGCAACTGCCTAAAATGACACCAGGTAAGCAAAGAGGAAAAGCAGTGGGTGTACTTTACGCACTTCCTATCGTATTCGAAGTTCAGAACTAA
- a CDS encoding energy transducer TonB → MEVKKNPKFDLGKRSMIFFQIGMIFMLFLTWQALEIKSYDTGETERDLVDVSDALEEIIPVTEPLNTPPPPPPAQTVTAVIIQVEDEADIEETIIESTETDENAEIVEIEEIDEVIIEEEIINVPFHVIENVPIYPGCENLSNNNDRKRCMSEKVQQFVQNKFNTELAGELGLEGRQRIHVQFRIDNKGKVVDVRARAPHPRLEQEAIKVVSSLPDMQPGKQSGKPVGVQYALPILFEVRTD, encoded by the coding sequence ATGGAAGTCAAAAAAAATCCCAAATTCGATTTAGGAAAGAGGAGTATGATCTTCTTTCAGATTGGAATGATATTCATGTTATTTTTAACATGGCAGGCGCTGGAGATCAAATCGTATGATACCGGCGAGACAGAACGCGATCTGGTAGATGTATCCGATGCGTTGGAGGAAATAATCCCTGTGACGGAACCATTAAATACTCCGCCACCCCCGCCTCCGGCGCAAACAGTAACCGCTGTAATTATACAAGTAGAAGATGAGGCGGATATTGAAGAAACGATCATCGAATCTACCGAAACGGATGAAAATGCCGAGATTGTGGAGATCGAAGAAATTGACGAGGTAATCATTGAGGAGGAGATCATCAATGTTCCTTTTCATGTAATTGAAAACGTACCGATCTATCCGGGCTGTGAGAATTTGTCGAACAACAACGATCGAAAAAGATGTATGTCTGAAAAAGTTCAGCAGTTTGTTCAAAATAAGTTCAATACAGAACTGGCCGGAGAACTTGGTTTAGAAGGGAGACAGCGCATTCATGTGCAGTTTCGCATAGATAATAAAGGTAAAGTTGTGGATGTGCGCGCTCGCGCTCCACATCCAAGGCTGGAACAGGAGGCAATTAAGGTAGTGTCGTCATTACCAGACATGCAGCCAGGAAAGCAAAGCGGAAAACCGGTTGGAGTGCAATATGCATTACCTATCTTATTTGAAGTAAGGACCGATTAG
- a CDS encoding VanZ family protein, translating to MRVIKQLLGRKTLLLISVVYTIVVTYALLTPISDVPPINIPHFDKYLHVIIHWGLIFIWLSYLFLGDQSHFSSKYVVLALISCFFYGIIVEAFQHWFTETRTFDFFDIVANAAGEFLGLLSFRVVRKKMRYER from the coding sequence ATGCGGGTTATAAAGCAATTATTGGGGCGTAAAACCTTACTATTAATTAGTGTAGTATACACTATTGTAGTTACCTACGCATTGCTCACTCCAATAAGCGATGTACCTCCTATAAATATTCCTCATTTTGATAAGTACCTCCATGTGATCATACATTGGGGGCTTATTTTTATTTGGTTATCCTATCTGTTTTTAGGTGACCAAAGTCATTTTTCTTCCAAGTATGTAGTGTTAGCTTTGATATCATGCTTCTTTTATGGCATAATTGTTGAAGCCTTTCAACACTGGTTCACGGAAACAAGAACCTTTGATTTTTTTGACATCGTTGCAAATGCAGCAGGTGAATTTTTAGGGCTTCTATCCTTTAGGGTAGTCAGAAAGAAGATGAGATATGAACGTTGA
- the gcvH gene encoding glycine cleavage system protein GcvH — MSVPSDLKYTKDHEWVRVDGDIATVGITDFAQGELGDIVYVEVETVDETLDKDEVFGTVEAVKTVSDLFLPLSGEIIEFNESLESEPEKVNSDPYGEGWMVKVKFSNPDELDELLDDAGYKAIIGA; from the coding sequence ATGAGTGTACCTTCAGACTTAAAATATACAAAAGACCATGAGTGGGTGCGTGTAGACGGAGACATTGCTACCGTAGGAATTACAGATTTTGCTCAGGGCGAATTAGGCGATATTGTGTATGTGGAAGTAGAAACTGTCGATGAAACCCTGGACAAAGATGAAGTTTTTGGCACGGTGGAAGCGGTAAAGACTGTCTCAGACCTCTTTTTACCTTTATCTGGTGAGATCATCGAGTTTAACGAGTCATTAGAGTCTGAGCCGGAGAAAGTAAATTCAGATCCTTATGGAGAAGGATGGATGGTTAAGGTTAAATTCTCAAACCCCGATGAGTTGGACGAACTATTAGACGATGCGGGTTATAAAGCAATTATTGGGGCGTAA